One window from the genome of [Mycobacterium] stephanolepidis encodes:
- the nuoF gene encoding NADH-quinone oxidoreductase subunit NuoF: MTSSILSPVLSEYWDEADSWTLDGYLRHDGYQGLRTALSMEPDAVIGVVKEAGLRGRGGAGFPTGTKWSFIPQGDGKPHYLVVNADESEPGTCKDIPLMLATPHTLIEGIVIAAYAIRAAHAFIYVRGEVISVIRRLQTAVAQAYEAGYLGRNILDSGFDLELVVHAGAGAYICGEETALLDSLEGRRGQPRLRPPFPAVAGLYAGPTVVNNVESIASVPVILRRGPEWFRTMGSEKSPGFTLYSLSGHVRTPGQYEAPLGVTLRQLLELAGGVRDGHGLKFWTPGGSSTPLFTVEHLDVPLDYEGVSAAGSMLGTKALQIFDNTTCVVRAVLRWTEFYAHESCGKCTPCREGTYWLVRILRRLESGEGTAEDLDKLLDISDIVLGKSFCALGDGAASPIMSSLKYFRGEYEAHLENGCPFDSGASTVFGEVDR; encoded by the coding sequence ATGACTTCCTCTATTCTCTCCCCGGTCCTGTCCGAGTACTGGGACGAGGCCGACTCGTGGACTCTCGACGGGTATCTGCGTCATGACGGATATCAGGGCCTGCGCACCGCGCTGAGCATGGAACCGGATGCGGTCATCGGCGTGGTCAAGGAAGCCGGGCTGCGTGGACGAGGAGGTGCCGGATTCCCGACAGGCACCAAATGGTCGTTCATCCCGCAGGGCGATGGCAAGCCGCACTATTTGGTGGTCAACGCCGATGAATCCGAACCCGGTACCTGTAAAGACATTCCGCTGATGCTGGCGACACCGCACACCCTCATCGAGGGAATCGTCATCGCCGCCTACGCGATCCGCGCCGCACATGCCTTCATCTATGTACGCGGTGAGGTGATCTCGGTGATCAGGCGATTGCAGACCGCGGTGGCCCAGGCCTATGAGGCCGGATATCTGGGGCGCAACATCCTTGACAGTGGTTTCGATCTCGAGTTGGTGGTGCACGCCGGCGCGGGTGCCTACATCTGTGGGGAAGAAACCGCGCTCTTGGACTCGCTGGAGGGCCGCCGCGGCCAGCCGCGGCTGCGTCCCCCGTTTCCCGCCGTTGCCGGTCTGTATGCCGGCCCGACGGTTGTCAACAACGTCGAGTCCATCGCGAGCGTGCCCGTCATCCTGCGGCGCGGTCCCGAGTGGTTCCGGACCATGGGTTCGGAGAAATCCCCTGGATTCACGTTGTATTCGTTGTCTGGGCATGTGCGTACTCCCGGCCAGTACGAGGCCCCGCTCGGCGTGACGCTGCGACAGCTCCTGGAGCTGGCCGGGGGAGTACGGGACGGGCACGGGCTCAAGTTCTGGACCCCCGGTGGTTCGTCGACACCGCTGTTCACCGTCGAGCACCTGGACGTCCCGCTCGACTACGAGGGGGTGAGCGCCGCCGGATCAATGTTGGGCACCAAGGCATTACAGATATTCGATAACACCACGTGCGTGGTGCGCGCGGTGCTGAGATGGACCGAGTTCTACGCGCACGAGTCCTGTGGTAAGTGCACGCCCTGTCGCGAGGGCACCTACTGGCTGGTGCGCATCCTGCGGCGATTGGAATCCGGCGAGGGTACCGCCGAAGACCTCGACAAGCTTCTGGATATCTCGGACATCGTGCTGGGTAAATCCTTTTGCGCTCTCGGGGACGGTGCGGCGAGCCCGATCATGTCCTCGCTCAAGTACTTCCGCGGAGAGTATGAGGCGCACCTGGAGAATGGGTGTCCCTTCGATTCGGGAGCCAGCACCGTGTTCGGGGAGGTAGATCGATGA